One Burkholderia sp. 9120 genomic window, CGGATTTCACCAAGGCGCAGATCAGCGAACTGATGACGGGCCGCCATTTGTCCACCGAACGTTATCGCGAAGGTGCGGTAGGGCAGGACGTCGTGCTGGAAGTACGTGGCCTTACGCGTAGCGGCCAGTTCAACGATGTCTCGTTCGCGCTGCATGCAGGTGAAATTCTCGGCGTGACCGGTCTGCTCGATTCCGGGCGCAACGAACTCGCGCGCGCGCTCGCGGGCGTGGCGCCGGCGCAAACCGGGCAAGTCGTGCTCGACGGAAAGAGCATCAGGTTGCGCACGCCGTCGGACGCGAAAGATCATCGCATTGGCTATGTGCCGGAAGATCGCCTGAATGAAGGGCTATTTCTCGACAAGACGATCCGCGACAACGTGATCACCGCGATGATCTCCAGCTTGCGCGACCGCTTTGGTCAAATCGACCGGACACGCGCGACGGCGCTCGCGGAACAGACGGTGAAGGATTTGCAGATCGCTACGCCCGGTGTCGATAAACCCGTGCAGTCGCTGTCGGGCGGCAACCAGCAGCGCGTGCTGATCGGCCGCTGGCTCGCCATCGATCCGCGCGTGCTGATCCTGCATGGGCCGACGGTCGGTGTCGACGTCGGCTCGAAAGACATCATCTATCGCATCATGCAGCGTTTGTCGCAACGCGGGATTGGCATTATTCTGATCAGCGACGACTTGCCCGAACTGCTGCAGAACTGCGACCGCATCCTGATGATGAAGAAGGGCCGCGTGGCGAACGAATATCAGGCCGATACGTTGAGCGAAGCCGACCTGTACCACGCGCTGCTGTCGGAAGCGGCATAAGCGCACAAGCTGCAGAAAGGACGTCCTACTCATGAACTCGCGCATCCATTCGCGCATGAACCAGACCATGACCACACCGACCGTCGTCGAAGTCGCCCCGGAGGTCAAGCCGCCGAGCTTGCGAGCCAGACTCGCGCGTAATCCCGAGTGGTTCACCGTCGGGCTGATCGTGGTGACGTGCGTGATCGTCGGCGCGATCAACCCGCGCTTCTTTCAACTGGCCACGCTGTTCGATCTGCTGCATTCGGCCACCACGACATCGCTGTTTGCGCTGGGCACGCTGGTCGTGCTCGCGTCCGGCGGGATCGACGTGTCGTTCACCGCCATCGCCGCGCTGACCATGTACGGCATCACGAAAGCGGTGTTCGCGTGGTGGCCCGATGCGCCGTTTGCGCTGATCCTGATGACCGGCGGGATTGGCGGTGTGATGCTGGGCGTGATCAACGGCTTGCTGGTGCATCGGTTGAAAGCGCCTTCGCTGATCGTCACGATCGGCACGCAGTACCTGTATCGCGGGCTGTTGCTGACGTTCATCGGCACGTCGTTCTTCATGAACATTCCGCACAGCATGGATCGCTTCGGCCGCATTCCGCTGGTGTCTTTTCAAACGGCGGATGGTTTGCGCGCCGTGTTGCCTGTTTCCGTCGTGGCGCTGGTGGCGGCCGCACTCGTGACGTGGTGGCTGTTGAACCGGACGATGATGGGGCGCGGTGTCTACGCAATGGGCGGCAGCCTCGCGATTGCCGAGCGACTCGGCTACAACCTGCGCGCGATCCATCTCTTCGTGTTCGGCTATACCGGCATGCTGGCCGGCATTGCGGGCATTCTGCATGTATCGAACAACCGGCTCGCGAATCCATTCGATCTGGTGGGCTCGGAACTCGATGTGATTGCCGCGGTGATTCTGGGCGGCGCGCGCATTACCGGCGGCACGGGGACGGTGGCGGGCACGCTGCTCGGCGTGGTGCTCGTGACGTTGATCAACAACGTGCTGATTCTGGTGGGCGTGCCGAGTACCTGGCAGAAGGTGATTATCGGCGCGTTCATTCTGATTGCCGGCACGCTGTTCGCGTTTCAGCGGAAGAATTGAATGCGGTGGTGTTGAACGCGGTTTGCCGCGCTTGCCGCTTGCCGCTTGCGACGCGACGCGTTATGACGCGCGCCGCGGCAAGCCGGCTTATTTACGCTTGCGCGGCGTTTGACCGGCTTCGGTGATGATCGAATCGAAGTCGTCGACCTGCGAGAAACGCACGGCCTTGACGACGCCGAACTTGCTCTTGTCCACCACCAGATGACGCTCCACGGCACTTGCCATGGCCGCCTGTTTGAGCGCGACTTCATGGAAATTCCAGCAGGTGACGCCGCGCGCGGTGTCCACGCCGCCCGCCGAGATAAACGCCTTGTTGATGCCCATGCGGCGCAGCATTTCCAGGCTTTCTTCCCCTGCGAATGAATCCGAAGAAGGAATGTAGACGCCGCCTAGCAGAATCATTCGCACATTCGGCTTGCGCCGCAAAATCTCCGCGACGTTCAGCGAATAACACACCACGGTCACGTGACGTTCAATGGGAATCAGCCGCGCCAACGTGGTGAGCGTCGTACCGCAATCGATAAACAGCGTTTCGTTATCGCCAATGAGACCCGCCGCCACGGCGGACGCTTCCGCTTTGGCCTGCGCGAAATGGTCTTTCTCTTCTTCGAGTGAGTAGCCGGCGTTATTCGGCACGTCCGTCGCGCTGACGATGTAGCCACCGAGATAGGTGAATCGTTCGGGACTGCCGGCGATGTCGCGGCGGACAGTCATCTCCGAAACGTTCAGCAGGCTCGCGGCGTCGCGCAAGCGCATCACGTTCTGCTTGGCCAGCGCTTCGGCGAGGGCGCGGAGGCGATCGGGTTTCAGCATGGAGTTCCTGTCGCGCGATGTGGGAGGTCGTTATGTTTTGTACGGTTTGATGGGAGAATTATAACAAGGTGTGTGGGTCGCGGCGAGGGCGATTATCAGATTGCCGACTGTTAAATGCGGGGCGATTTTGAATGAATAAACCGTCAACGCCGAACGGCCGGAATGGGCCGATTGGCGATGACGGTTCGGTAAAACGACGTGACGTTTATTTTGCTGCGGCTGCGCGTTCTATTGCGGCGATGTCGATTTTTTTCATGGTCATCATGGCTTCCATCGCACGTTTTCCGGCTTCGCGATCGGACCCGGTGACGAGTTCGAGCAAGCGCCGGGGCGTGATCTGCCACGAAAAGCCCCAACGGTCTTTGCACCATCCGCAAGGCGCTTCCGCTCCGCCGTTGCCCACAACGGCGTTCCAGTAGCGGTCGGTTTCTTCCTGGGTATCCGTCTCAACCATGAAACTGATCGCCTCGTTCGGCTTGTAGTTGGGGCCGCCGTTCAGCCCCACGAAGCGCCGCCCGAGCACGGTGAACTCGACTGTCAGATCCGGGCCCTGGCCCACACCCGGCATAGGGGAAGGATGACCTGCGGTGACATGACTATCGGGGAAGGTCGCGGCGTAAAACTCCGCCGCCTCACGTGCTCTGCCTTGATCGAACCACAGGCATGTTACTAGCTCGGCCATTGCACTCTCCTTGTAGAAACTCGCACTATCGACTGGTTTCGAAGCAAGCGCCAAAGGTCCATATCGTCGAGACGGTTGGCACTCTTGCTGACACGATCCCGGTTGTCGAGTTCCTGATTTACGGAAAGTCGAGTCCCACCGGGTCCCGCTTGATCGCGACGCACTTTATCTCGACCAGCAAGCACGCAACGGCGAGTTCGGATACGCCGATGGCGGTCCATGCGTATGTGCCTCGTGGGAACACGCGATTCTTGACCTCGCGGAATACCGGCATATGCGTGCTCATTTGCACGTGGTACGTCGTCATGTCGACAACGTCCTCGAACGTACAACCGGCCGCTTGCAGTACTACGCGCAGGTTCTCCCAGCAGGCCAGAAATTGCGCCTCGGGATCGGCAATGACGTCGAGATCCGCTGTACGGCCGACCTGGCCGGCGCAGAAAACGGTGGCGCCGACTTTCACGGCGGGGACATAGCCTGCACGCTCGACAATGGGTTGCATCGTCGGCGGGATGATCAATTCGCGGTCTGTCATGGGTTTTTCCGTTGCCGGGTTGAGGCGGTGACTTGAGGTGTTTCGGATTGCGGTTCGTTAGTCTCTGGCGATCATCACTTTGTTCTCGTGTTTGACGCCGCCAAGCTCGAAGTACGTTACGCCGTCCTGCAGCATGCCGCGGGAGTGGTAAAAGGAAATGGCTTTCTCATTGTGTGAGTTGACCATCAGCCAGATTGCCCGATTGCCGGTTCTCTCCAGTGCAATGCTTCTGGCTTGTGTCAGTAATGCAGACCCGATACCGCAGCCGGCGAAAGAGGCCTGAATGTAGAGCGTTTCGATCTCGGTGGGCACATCGGCATGGTGCGAATCTAAGCGCATGACGAGATAGCCGGCGAGATTGCCTTCTGCTTCGGCAATCAATAGAACGACTTGTGGGTCGCTCAATAGCGTGAGAACTTTTTCTGGCGTGAATGTCGTCAGCACATAGTGCGCGATGATCTCGGATACGCCACCTGCTGCGTAGGTATGTACCCACACCTGTGCGCCCAGTACCGCGATGCGTGCTGTGTCGGCCGGCTCGGCCGTTCTGATTGAATGCGTCGGTATCATCTTTGTTCTTTTGGGGTAACGCCGTACAGGCGGTTCGTCTGAGCGCTTGCTGACATTTCGTAATGTTGGAGTCTATAAATGGGTGACTGTCAAGCCGATTATTTTCCCCGCCAGTGAGACAGATCGACACAGAACACGTATTAATGACGTCGGCACGACAGTAGCGAAATCGGCTTGCGGGCATGAGCCGCCAGTTGAGACATGCAACTCGAGAGGAAACCATGAAAGTGGTTTTGAGTATAGCGGTCCGCACTTTTGTCACGACCAGCCTGGCTGGTGGTGCATCGGTCATCCAGGCGCAAAGCGTCCTGCCACCGCCGGCTCAGCCCTTCAAGGGCAAAATCGAGTTGCGCGCCAAAGACTCCAAAGTTGACTTTCCGCGCCAGACCACCGCGCCGGCCGGTGCCCCGAATATCCTGCTGGTTCTGCTCGACGACGTGGGCTTCGGCGCGGCCAGTACGTTCGGCGGTCCGGTCGATACGCCCACGCTCGAGCAGCTCGCGCAGCATGGTTTGCGCTACAACGAATTCCACACCACGGCCATGTGCTCGCCGACACGCGCCGCGCTGCTATCCGGGCGCAACCATCATTCGGTCCACACCGGCCAGATCATGGAAATGGCGACGGGCTACCCTGGTTACGACTCGCTGGTAGGCCGCGATACGGCAGGGATCGGCGAAATCCTCCGGCAGAACGGCTGGAATACGGCCTGGTTCGGCAAGGATCACAACGTGCCCGACTGGGAAACGAGCCAGGCGGGGCCTTTCGACCGTTGGCCTACGGGCCTCGGTTTCGAGAAGTTCTACGGCTTCATTGGCGGCGACATGAACCAGTGGCGCCCGCTCCTCTTCGACAACACCACACCGATCGAACCGTATGTCGGCAAACCCGACTACAACCTCGACTACGACCTCGCCGATCAGGCGATCAAGTACGTCCAGACCCAGCATTCGATGGCGCCCGACAAACCGTTCTTCATCTACTACGCGCCGGGCGCCACGCATGCGCCGCATCATCCGCGCAAGGAGTGGGTGGACATGTACCGCGGCAAATTCGATCAGGGCTGGGACGTGTTACGTGAGCAGACGCTCGCACGTCAGAAGCAACTCGGTATCGTGCCGCAAGATACGGATCTGACGAAGCGCTCGCCCGGCATTCCGGCATGGAACAGTTTGTCCGCGGACGACCGGAAGCTCTATGCCCGCATGATGGAAATCTATGCCGGCTATCTGGAACAGACGGACTACAACGTGGGCCGCGTGATCAAGGCGATCGACGACATGGGGCTGTCGGACAATACGCTGGTGATTTATATCGTGGGTGACAACGGGGCGAGTGGGGAAGGCGGCGTGGGTGGTTCGACCAACCTCGAAGGTGCGATGAATGGTGTCGTGCCGACCACCGCGCAAATGCTGCCTAAGATCGACGATCTCGGCACCTGGAAGACCTATAACCATTTCCCGGTTGGCTGGGCGCACGCGCTCGACACGCCGTTCCAATGGACCAAGCAGATTGCGAGTCACTTCGGCGGGACGCGTAACGGCATGGTTATTTCGTGGCCCGCGCATATCAAGGAAGATGGACAGATTCGCTCGCAATGGCATCACGTGATCGATATTCTGCCCACCGTGCTGGATGTTTCTCACGTGCCGCAACCGGTCGAAGTCAATGGCGTCAAGCAGCGGCCGATCGAAGGCGTCAGCATGGCCTATACGTTCGATCAGCCGAACACGCCTTCAACGCGGCGCACGCAATATTTCGAGCTGTTCGGCAATCGCGCGATCTATCACGACGGCTGGATCGCCGCGACGACGCCGATCGCGCCGCCGTGGGCGACCGAGGTGCCGAATGTCGACGTGATCGACGGTTATAAATGGGAACTGTACGACGTCGACAAGGACTTCAGCGAAGCGCACGATCTCGCGGCGAGCGATCCCGCGAAACTGAAACAGATGCAGAAGCTCTTCTACAGCGAAGCGCGCAAATACAACGTGCTGCCGCTCGATAACGACCGCGTGATGCGCCTCAATCCGTCGAACCGTCCGAGTCTGATGGCGGGCCGCACGTCTTACACCTACTACGCCGGCACCAAGCGCATTCCCGAAGGGGTTGCGCCGGACATGAAGAACCGCTCGTGGAGCATCACGGCCAAAGTGGAGATTCCGAAGGAGGGCGCGCAAGGCATGATCGCGACGCTTGGTGGCCTGTTCGACGGCTGGGCGCTGTATCTCGACGAAGGCAAACCGGTCTTCCACTACAACTTTGCCAACGCGGCGCATTACAACATCGAGGGCGATGAGGCACTGACGCCGGGGCTGCATACGATCGTTTTCGATTTTAAGTATGACGGCGGCGGGATCGGTAAAGGCGGCCTGGGAACCTTGATGGTGGACGGCAAACAGGTCGCGCAAGGACGGATCGAGCACACCGTGGCGGTGCGTTTCACCATGAGCGTGGAGACGCTCGATATCGGCGAAGACACCGGCACGCCGGTGAATCTCAGCTACGACGTGCCATTTACCTTTACCGGCAAGATCGACACCGTCACGATCGATCTCAAGCCGCACGACGCGGCGTCGGCTTCGATGCAGAAGGAAGTCGAGCGCAAGGCGGCCGAAGCGGCCCTGTCGCGCGAATAGAACCCGCCATGATCGACTCGCACGCGGCAGACCCACACGCATCGTCCGCCTTTTCCGACGCCGCGAAGCAGAGCTTTCACGCCATGTCGAAGCCGAGCGGCTCGGACTGCAATCTCGATTGCGAGTACTGCTTCTACCTCGAGAAAGAGGCGCTTTATCCGAGCGAGCGCAAACGGCGCATGAGTGACGATGTGCTCAGCGACTACGTGCGCAACTACATCGCGTCGCAGCCGGCCGGCCATGAGGTTGCGTTCACGTGGCAAGGCGGCGAGCCCACCTTGCTCGGGATCGACTTCTACAAACGCGCGATAGCGCTGCAAAAGCACTTTGGCGCGGGCCGCACCATCACCAATAGTTTTCAGACCAACGGACTGCTGCTGGACGATACGTGGTGTCAGTTCTTCGCCGATGAAGACTTTCTGATCGGGCTATCGATCGACGGTCCCGCAGACATTCACGACGAGTACCGGATCACGAAGGGCGGCAAGCCGAGTCACGCGCTGGTGGTGAGTGCGCTGGAGCGGCTCAGGAAACATGGCGTTCGCTTCAACGTGCTGGCCTGCGTCAATCGACGCAGTTCGCGTGAACCGCTTAGGGTCTACGAATTCCTGCGCTCGCTGGGCGTGGAGTATGTGCAGTTCATTCCGGTGGTCGAACGGCGCGCGGATCCGGCCAGCGAAGCGATTGGACTCACGCTGCAGGGTCCCGGCGGGAAGGTGTTGCTGAAGGCACAACCGCATACGGCTGAGCGCCTGACGGACTGGTCCGTCTTGCCTGAGGACTACGGCAACTTTCTGAATGCGATTTTCGACGTATGGGTGCGTCGCGACGTCGGCCAATGCTATGTGATGAACTTCGAATGGGCGCTGGCCAATTACATGGGCGTACCCGGCGCCGCGTGCCACCATCAGCCGACCTGCGGCAACGCGGTCGTGGTCGAACACAATGGCGACGTCTATGCTTGCGATCATTTCGTTTATCTGGAATATCGCCTGGGCAATCTCTCCGAGGCGTCGCTGTCCAGCATGCTGGATTCACCGCAGCAAACCCAATTCGGCGAAGACAAACTCACGACGTTGCCGCAGCAATGCCGACAATGCAGCATGTTGCGCGGCTGCTGGGGCGGCTGTCCGAAGCATCGTTTTGCCGTGACGCGCGACGGCGAAGCGGGACTGAATTTTCTCTGCGCGGGGTACTACAGTTTTTTCTCGCACGTCGCGCCTTATTTGCGTGTGCTGGCGGAGTTGATTCGCAGCGGCCGGCCTGCGAGTGACATCGTGAAGGCGACGCTGATGGTGGTGGGCGATTCTGCTGCGGCGAAGACCTCCCGCGTTTAGCGTGGCGATCTGGACGGCCGGTTAGGCCGGCGAATCCGCCGGCCTATTGTCGCAAGACCGCACGTTCACCTTCGCATTCGAGCCATGAGCGAAACAGCGCGACCAGTTCATCGGCCGACTTCTCATCCGGCACATACGTGCAATAGCTCCGCGACGCCAGTCGAGGACCGGCGAATGGTGTGACAAGCCGGCCGGCCGCGAGATCGTCGGCGATCAGCGCGGTCGGTCCCATCGCGATACCGATTCCATCGACGGCGGCTTGCAACGTTAGATAGAAGTGGTCGAAGGTTAGCGCCGCAGCCGGGGCGAGTGCGGCAATTTCTGCTCTCGCCAGCCAGTCCGGCCAAAGCCGCGGCAGGCTCGACGTATGCAGCAACGTGTGCTGCCGGATGTCTTCGGGTGTTTGCAGCGGCAGTCGCTGCAGCAGCGCGGGACTGCAGACGGGGATCCGCTCTTCGGCCAGGAATGGCCGCATCGAATAGCCGTAGAAAGTATCCGGGCCGCCGCGGATGATGACCTCATAACTCCCCGGCAGACTTTCCACCGGCTCGTTCGACGTCTCTACGTTGACGTCCACGCCGGGATGCGCAGCGCGGAATGTGGCCAGTCGCGGCACCAGCCACCGCAACGTGAATGTGGCGGGTGCGTTCACGGAGAGTGTTCGCGAGACCGGTTGAGGCAGACCGTATTTCGCGGTTGCTTGCGAGATGTGCTCGAACAGCGGACCGATTTCCGCCAGGTAGGCTCTGGCCGCCGGTGTCAGCGCCACGCGCCGGTTGTGACGCTCAAACAGCAATGCGCCGAGCCATTCCTCGAGCAGGCGCACCTGCTGACTCACCGCGCCGTGCGTGACGTGCAATTCGGCGGCGGCGTCCTTGAAGCTGCCGAGCCGGCCCGCGGCTTCGAAAGCGCGCAGGGCATTGAGCGGAGGCAATAGCCGTTTCATTCGGGGTAGTTTATCTAACGCGAAATGCGAATTTATCTCAGTTGTTCGCGGGTCACAAGATAGATATTCTGTTTACTCGATTGAATCTATCCCTTCTTTTGTGGCCCGGAATTCGCATGCTGAGTTATACCGGCGGCTTCGTCCTCTTTGCCGCCTTGCTCCACGCGAGCTGGAACGCGATGTTGCACAGCAATCGCGACCGCTTCCTTTCCATGACGTGGATGAGTATCGCCATCGCAACGATCGCCACGCTCGCGGTGGTGTTCGTCACGCCGCGGCCGGCCGCCGCGGCCTGGCCATATATCGTCGCGTCGGGGTTCGTGCATACCTTTTACAACGTGACCCTCGTGCGCTCGTATCGCAGCAACGATCTCGCGCGGGCCTATCCGATTGCACGCGGTTCGTCGCCGCTGCTCGTCACGCTCGGCGCGGCGCTGTTCGCGCATGAAGCGATCGGCCTCTTGCATGTGCTGGGGATTGTGATGATATCGGGCGGCATCGTCGCGATTGCGCTGGACGGGAGTCGTGTTTCGCGCGCCGGTGTGCTGGCCGCATTGACGACCGGCGCGACAATTGCTGTCTATACCGTGATCGACGGTATTGGCGTGCGCCTGTCCGACGGCCAGGCACTCGCCTATACCGCGTGGATGTTTCTGTTCTATTGGCTGATGCCGGTACTGTTCGTCGCGATGCGAGGACTCGCGGCGTTGTGGGCGCCGGTGAGGGCGGAGCCTTGGGCGGTGAGCTCGTCGCTGGTCGGCGGCCTCGTGTCGATCGCGGCGTACGGCATCGTGATTTGGGCGCTGCAGTCGGGTGCGATGGGCGCGGTATCGGCATTGCGCGAAACCAGCGTGGTGTTCGCGGTGCTGATCGGTCGACTGTTTTTGCGGGAGACGGTCAGCGCAAAGCGCTGGCTCGCGTGCGTGGTCGTCGCGGCGGGGGCGGTGTGTCTGGGGCTTTGACATTGTCTGAAGCGCATGATGGGGTGCTCTTGCGTCAGCGTTTCGCTGAATGCTCGCAAACTCATGTCCCCTGGCGGCCATTCGAGGCGACAGGCCGGACCACTTCACAAGAAGGATGGCTTCATGCTCAAGAACATTGCAACCGGCCTGCTTGACGTTGTCTATGACGAACAGGGCGACCCCGGCGGATGGCCGATCGTGCTGCTGCACGGTTTCCCCTACGACATCCACGCGTACGACGATGTGTCGCCGCGCCTCACGTCACAAGGCGCTCGCGTCATCACGCCGTATCTTCGCGGATATGGGCCAACGCGTTTCCTCGCACCGGCAACCCCTCGTTCGGGTCAGCAGGCGGCGCTCGGGGCCGACCTGTTAGCGCTGCTCGACGCGCTTCAGATCGAACGGGCCGTCCTGGGTGGCTACGACTGGGGCGGCCGGGCAGCGTGCATCGTGGCGGCGCTGTACCCGTCACGAGCGCGAGGGTTGGTGTCGGTTAACGGCTACAACATCCAGAACATCGCCAAGGCCGTGCGGCCGGCCAGCCCTGAGAAAGAACATCGGCTCTGGTATCAATACTATCTGCATGGTGAACGCGGCCGGGCTGGGTTGACTGAGAACCGTCGCGCGTTCTGCCGGCTCTTATGGTCGTTGTGGTCGCCGACCTGGCGCTTTGACGATGCCACCTACGCGAGCTCGGCAGAGGCGTTCGACAATCCGGATTTCGTCGACGTGGTGGTGCATTCCTACCGGCACCGTTTCGGACTGGTCGAGGGCGATCCTCAGTTCGACGACATGGAGCGACGCCTCGCGGCCATGCCGTCGATCACCGTGCCCACGATCACACTCGAAGGAGACGCCGATGGCGTCTCGTCGCTGTCGGAAACCAAGTCGGATTCAAACCGTTTCACCGGACGCCATGAGAACCGCGTCGTGCCGAATGTCGGTCACAACCTGCCGCAGGAGGCGCCAGAAGCGTTCGCTAGCGCGGTGCTCGATATCAACGCCTGGGCCGATTGAGCCGCCGCCCTTCGCTCAGTCTCAGCCTGAATCACTATTTCATCGTCACGTGGAGGTTCGTTCAATGAATGCTGTTTCGCAGACCCCGTTGATTCTGATAACCGGTGGCGCTCGTGGCGTAGGCGCGGCGACTGCGCGGCTTGCTGCCGCGCGGGGCTACGACGTGGCGATAAGCTTCGTCTCCAACGAATCCGCCGCCCTTGCTGTGGCGGCCGATGTGGAAGCCGCCGGTCGACGCGCTTTAGCGATGCGCGCGGACAGCGCAGATCCTGAGCAGGTCGCTCAGCTATTCGCCGCGATCGACCGGAAGTTCGGCCGTATCGACGTGCTGGTGAATAACGCCGCGATCATTGCACAGCAGTCGCGGCTGGAGGATCTCGAATTCGCGCGGATGCAGCGCATTTTCGCGGTCAATTCGATCGGCCCGATCCTTTGTGCACAGCAGGCGGTGAAGCGGATGTCGCGTCGTCACAATGGTCGAGGCGGCGTCGTGATTAACGTCTCGTCGGCATCGGCCCGGCTCGGTAGTCCAAACGAGTATGTCGACTATGCTGCGTCGAAGGGTGCGCTTGAGACGTTCACCATCGGCTTCGCCAAAGAAGTCGCGCGGGATGGGATACGCGTCAACTGTATTCGCCCTGGACACATTTATACCGAGATGCATGCGAGCGGCGGAGAGCCGGGGCGGGTGGATCGCGTCAAAGACTCGATCCCCATGGGACGAGGCGGTCAACCCGAAGAGGTTGCGCAGGCGATTCTGTGGCTGGCGAGCGCCGAGGCTTCGTTCGTCACCGGCACGTTCCTCGATGTCACCGGCGGCAAGTGAGGTGAACGACAACGTGCGGCGTGCGACGTGCAGGGCTTTCATTGACGCAAGGTGTCAGGCATCTAAGCCCGGGTGCTCACGCGCGTTCCGCCACCCTCAGCAGTTGATCGAGAACCGGCGTGAGAAAGTGCACGCTCACGGCGTTGCCCTGTTCGATCGCGGCTGATAAAAGGCCGATGACCCAGAGCGACGCGTAGAAGCCCGTCGCGCGCCTGCGCTCGCCTTGCGGCGCCCAACAGCGTAGCAGCGCTTCGGCGTAGCGGCGGCCACGTTCCCCGACCAGCGTGTCGATGTGCGCGAGCGTCGTGCCCAGCACGAGCAGTGGATCGCCGTAGCACACCGAGTCGAAGTCGATCAGTCCGCTCAGTTCGTTGTCGTCCACCAGGACGTTCTTGATGGTCAGATCGTGGAGAAAGCAGACCGGGCGCAGTGTGTCGAAGTAGTCTTCGAGCGACGCGCGTACGAGGCCCAGTCGCGCGCGAAAGCGGTCGATCGGCGTGGCATCCGCACGCGCGAGTGTCGCGACGTGAGACGCAATCGGGGTAGGCTCGTCGAAGATCTCCGTCCAGCGTGCACGAGGCGCACGGGCGCCGATCGCGGTCCAGCCGAAACCACCCTGCGCGGGGGCGGGCAGTTGTTGCGCCACCCGGCACTGGAAGGTGATCACGGCTTCGGCAATCCGTTCGGCCTGCCGGGCATCGAGCGAGTCGAAGACGTAGAAGAGATCGCGGCCGGGCAGCCAGTCGAGCACCACGAAATCGCCACCCGTGGGCGTGGTGCCTTGGGCCAGCACGGTCTGCACCGGCAGGCCGAGGCCATGCAGCGCCGCGAGATTCGCGCCGGTGTGCAAGAACGTTTGAGCTTTGGGGCTGACGCGTACCGCCAGTGAACGGCCGCCGGCCATGTGGGCGCGGTACACCGTGTTGCTGCTGTGAGCGAACGCCTGGCGCTCGAGTCGCAGCGGCCGTTCGCCGTGTACGTCTGCGATGCATTGGGCGATTGCTGCATCGTCGTTGCCTGGCTGATCGCCCATCTTGCCGCCCGGTGTGCCTTGGTAGCGGCGTATTACAGCAGGCGGGGGCAGGGCTCGGCAATTGACCGATTATTGGAGAATGTTTCGGGCGTAACGGGAGAGGTAAGGTAGGTGGGCGTGTGCTGTTGGTGTTGTCATGCCGCGTAACCCGTCGAAATATTCTGGCTGAGTTTGTGGGGGCGTTGGTGAGGTTAGGCGGGGGGCGCTGATTCAACCGGTTTTTTTCAAGGGTTCCGACTTCACCCAAAGCAGACCGCCGCGACTTCTGACAGCGACGATTCAAAAATATTC contains:
- a CDS encoding sugar ABC transporter ATP-binding protein, producing MNQDVSSASSDAAQPFLQVVGVHKRFTGVHALRGVSLSFERGQIYHLLGENGCGKSTLIKIISGAQPPDEGELVIEGVRHARLSALESLAAGIETVYQDLSLLPNMSVAENVALTAELAGHAGKLARTFDRRALARTAARALESVGLPGDAGFQATLIEQLPLATRQLVAIARAIASEAKFVIMDEPTTSLTQKEVDNLIAVLANLRAQDVTVLFVSHKLDECYAIGGEVIVLRDGQTMAQGPIADFTKAQISELMTGRHLSTERYREGAVGQDVVLEVRGLTRSGQFNDVSFALHAGEILGVTGLLDSGRNELARALAGVAPAQTGQVVLDGKSIRLRTPSDAKDHRIGYVPEDRLNEGLFLDKTIRDNVITAMISSLRDRFGQIDRTRATALAEQTVKDLQIATPGVDKPVQSLSGGNQQRVLIGRWLAIDPRVLILHGPTVGVDVGSKDIIYRIMQRLSQRGIGIILISDDLPELLQNCDRILMMKKGRVANEYQADTLSEADLYHALLSEAA
- a CDS encoding ABC transporter permease, yielding MNSRIHSRMNQTMTTPTVVEVAPEVKPPSLRARLARNPEWFTVGLIVVTCVIVGAINPRFFQLATLFDLLHSATTTSLFALGTLVVLASGGIDVSFTAIAALTMYGITKAVFAWWPDAPFALILMTGGIGGVMLGVINGLLVHRLKAPSLIVTIGTQYLYRGLLLTFIGTSFFMNIPHSMDRFGRIPLVSFQTADGLRAVLPVSVVALVAAALVTWWLLNRTMMGRGVYAMGGSLAIAERLGYNLRAIHLFVFGYTGMLAGIAGILHVSNNRLANPFDLVGSELDVIAAVILGGARITGGTGTVAGTLLGVVLVTLINNVLILVGVPSTWQKVIIGAFILIAGTLFAFQRKN
- a CDS encoding DeoR/GlpR family DNA-binding transcription regulator: MLKPDRLRALAEALAKQNVMRLRDAASLLNVSEMTVRRDIAGSPERFTYLGGYIVSATDVPNNAGYSLEEEKDHFAQAKAEASAVAAGLIGDNETLFIDCGTTLTTLARLIPIERHVTVVCYSLNVAEILRRKPNVRMILLGGVYIPSSDSFAGEESLEMLRRMGINKAFISAGGVDTARGVTCWNFHEVALKQAAMASAVERHLVVDKSKFGVVKAVRFSQVDDFDSIITEAGQTPRKRK
- a CDS encoding VOC family protein — translated: MAELVTCLWFDQGRAREAAEFYAATFPDSHVTAGHPSPMPGVGQGPDLTVEFTVLGRRFVGLNGGPNYKPNEAISFMVETDTQEETDRYWNAVVGNGGAEAPCGWCKDRWGFSWQITPRRLLELVTGSDREAGKRAMEAMMTMKKIDIAAIERAAAAK
- a CDS encoding RidA family protein, encoding MTDRELIIPPTMQPIVERAGYVPAVKVGATVFCAGQVGRTADLDVIADPEAQFLACWENLRVVLQAAGCTFEDVVDMTTYHVQMSTHMPVFREVKNRVFPRGTYAWTAIGVSELAVACLLVEIKCVAIKRDPVGLDFP
- a CDS encoding N-acetyltransferase, whose product is MIPTHSIRTAEPADTARIAVLGAQVWVHTYAAGGVSEIIAHYVLTTFTPEKVLTLLSDPQVVLLIAEAEGNLAGYLVMRLDSHHADVPTEIETLYIQASFAGCGIGSALLTQARSIALERTGNRAIWLMVNSHNEKAISFYHSRGMLQDGVTYFELGGVKHENKVMIARD